In a genomic window of Styela clava chromosome 11, kaStyClav1.hap1.2, whole genome shotgun sequence:
- the LOC120347407 gene encoding engulfment and cell motility protein 1-like — MSRQSSHIPDSPISKGSIKLMQHDKRLVQPSAQGKRDVVKVAVEVRGIRQLYEMDQTKRLQDIIKDLCKGDANWQDYSLQVIDEHEQYITEANQHEVKDGTMLRLVASPNKTVVDLMQCLRQNTTPLEDKVNAYKRLSKISADPTFADIFIQKKGLHFILESIEKGTCQGDSLAHGLGAVIELLDHGTVMYDNVLSHGFIRKVSSFVKDSSENDATILQRSLAILEAGVINSQRLYNEISQEITAINLTTHVQRSNPEIQHNTIALINALLLRDPNEGTRITGRKKISNPMTQKQFRTVILNHIIRTSKSISSEMAHQLYVLQVLTFNLLEERMNTKLNPHDSEQRSHLFELRNIAFDSTSEIAPSPTSKRPQNISQFNPVDFKKLGFENFNNPVLEFEVLPPGIFALDCMRYFARNQQDNYVRLVLENSARGDKHECPFAKSSVRLVKMICEILNIGEQPTETGEDYYAMFFTHDHAIEEFYCICTQLLNKTWKEMSAIKEDFDKVMSVVHDQILIGLTAQPQPSSLDIFKSKLYNYSEILKIRRREMLEKEEFDSQAKPVLELQKELKPEILDLVKEQRLNVLKAGTVFHKISSKKFREKSHWCCRLSHNHKYLHYCDVDSNKDKPSIEEMTGKLEIADCKDVIFGKSCPHMRNQKVHKATADLAFSISYDPDEFLNFVAPDKETWMHWADGMNALLGKPMSSDKAKLDMDMLLAMEMKLRLLELENIHIPDHPPPIPPPPDNFNFAYNY, encoded by the coding sequence ATGTCGAGACAAAGTTCTCACATTCCTGATTCACCAATCTCAAAAGGCAGCATCAAATTAATGCAGCATGACAAACGCCTTGTACAGCCATCTGCACAAGGGAAGAGAGATGTTGTCAAAGTTGCTGTTGAGGTGAGGGGAATAAGGCAACTTTATGAAATGGATCAGACTAAACGACTTCAGGATATTATCAAAGACCTTTGCAAAGGGGATGCCAATTGGCAAGATTATTCTTTACAAGTTATAGATGAACATGAGCAATATATAACTGAAGCGAATCAGCATGAAGTAAAAGATGGAACAATGTTAAGACTTGTAGCTTCTCCAAATAAAACCGTTGTAGATCTTATGCAATGCCTTCGTCAAAACACTACCCCTTTGGAGGATAAGGTGAATGCTTACAAACGTCTTTCAAAGATTTCAGCTGACCCTACATTTGCTGATATATTCATTCAGAAAAAAGGATTACATTTTATTCTTGAATCAATTGAAAAAGGAACATGTCAGGGTGATTCGCTTGCACATGGTCTTGGAGCTGTCATCGAACTGTTGGATCATGGTACTGTGATGTATGATAATGTATTATCACATGGGTTTATAAGAAAAGTCTCATCGTTTGTGAAGGATTCATCAGAAAATGATGCGACTATACTGCAAAGGTCACTCGCTATATTGGAAGCTGGTGTCATCAACAGTCAGCGATTGTATAATGAAATATCTCAGGAAATCACTGCTATCAATCTTACAACACATGTTCAAAGATCTAACCCAGAAATTCAACATAATACAATTGCTCTCATAAATGCTTTACTGCTTCGGGATCCAAATGAAGGCACAAGAATCACAGGTCGTAAGAAAATTTCTAACCCAATGACACAAAAGCAATTCAGAACTGTAATTCTCAATCATATTATTAGAACATCTAAATCTATTAGCTCTGAGATGGCTCATCAACTATATGTTCTGCAAGTGTTAACATTCAACCTCTTAGAAGAACGAATGAATACAAAGCTCAATCCTCATGACAGCGAACAAAGATCTCATCTGTTCGAACTTCGTAACATAGCTTTTGATTCGACTAGTGAAATTGCACCTTCCCCAACATCAAAGAGGCctcaaaatatttcacaattcaATCCTGTTGATTTCAAGAAGTTAGGTTTTGAAAACTTCAACAATCCAGTTTTAGAATTTGAGGTATTGCCACCCGGAATATTTGCTCTGGATTGTATGAGGTACTTTGCGAGAAATCAACAAGATAACTATGTCAGACTTGTTCTGGAAAATAGTGCACGTGGAGACAAACATGAATGTCCATTTGCTAAAAGTTCTGTTCGGCTGGTGAAAATGATTTGTGAGATTCTAAATATAGGAGAGCAACCTACAGAAACAGGAGAAGATTATTATGCAATGTTTTTCACTCATGATCATGCAATTGAAGAGTTTTATTGCATCTGCACCCAGCTGCTCAATAAAACATGGAAAGAAATGAGTGCTATCAAGGAAGATTTTGATAAAGTTATGAGTGTTGTCCATGATCAGATTCTTATTGGATTAACGGCACAGCCACAACCCTCATCTCTCGATATTTTCAAATCCAAGTTATACAACTACtctgaaattctcaaaataagaCGGCGAGAAATGCTTGAAAAGGAGGAATTTGATTCTCAAGCGAAACCAGTCCTTGAACTGCAAAAAGAACTCAAGCCTGAAATTTTAGATCTAGTCAAAGAACAAAGGTTGAATGTGTTAAAGGCAGGAACAGTCTTTCACAAAATATCAAGcaaaaaatttcgagaaaaGTCTCACTGGTGTTGCCGACTCTCTCACAATCATAAATATCTTCACTACTGTGATGTAGACAGCAACAAAGACAAACCATCAATTGAAGAAATGACTGGCAAGTTAGAGATAGCGGATTGTAAAGATGTAATTTTTGGTAAAAGTTGTCCCCACATGAGAAATCAAAAAGTTCATAAAGCGACTGCCGATCTTGCATTTTCTATTTCTTATGATCCTGATGAATTTCTCAACTTTGTTGCTCCAGATAAAGAAACATGGATGCATTGGGCAGATGGGATGAATGCTCTTCTTGGCAAACCGATGTCAAGTGATAAAGCCAAGTTAGATATGGATATGTTACTTGCAATGGAAATGAAGCTACGACTTCTTGAGCTTGAAAACATACATATACCAGATCACCCACCACCTATACCCCCACCC